The following DNA comes from Micromonospora chokoriensis.
TCTCGGCGGCGGCGTGCTGCACGGCCTCCTTGGCGGCGGCCACCTCGGCACGGGCCTCGACGAGTTGGTCGCGCAGCTCCGCGCCGGCGCGTTCGGCGGTCTGTCGGTTGGCGCGAGCCTCCTCGACGGCCGCCTGCACCTCGATGAAGCTGGGGGCCTTGGCCGACCCGCCAGCCGCCGCGTACGCCCCGACCACGTCGCCGTCGGGAGTGACCGCCCGCAGCTCGGGGTTGCTGGCGACCAGGTCGGCGGCGGCGGCGAGGTCGTCGACGAGCGCCACGTCCCGCAACGCCCGGTGCACCGCCGGACGCAGTTCCGCGCTGCACTCCACCAGGTCGGGGGCCCATCGGGCCTCGTCCGGCAGCTTCGGGCGCAGCGCGTCCGCGGAACCGGTCATACCCGGGCCCGCCGGGCTGCCGACGAGCAGGCCGGCCCGGCCGGCGTCGGAGATCTTCAGCAGCCGCATCGCCTCGACGGCCTCGTCCACCCCGCTGACGGCCACCGCGTCGGCGAGGCCGCCGAGCGCGGCGGCCAGCGCGGCCTCGTGGCCCGGCGCGACGGTGAGCAGCCCGGCGAGGCTGCCGAGCAGCCCGGGTACGTCGTCCGCGCGGGCGAGCAGCGCCCCCGCGCCGTCCTTGCGCCGCAGCCCCAGCGCCAGTGCCTCCTCACGGGCCTTCCAGGTCGCGGCGTCCTTCTCCGCCGCCCGCTCGGAGTCGGCCAGTGAGCGTACGGTCGCCTGCGCCCGTTCCTGCGCGGCGACCGCCTCGGCGTGGCGGGCGTCCAGGTCCGCGTTGTCCCGGTCGGCCTCGGTGGACTGTGCGGCCACCGCGTCCAGCTCGGCCTGCGCCTGCTCGGCGCGGCCCAGCGCGTCGGCGTGCGCGACCGCGAGTCGTTCGATCTCCTCGCCGGCGCTGGTGGTGCGGGCGCGGGCCGAGTTGACCTGACCGGTCAGCTTGGCCATCCCCTCCCGCCGGTCGGCGATGGCCTTGGCGGCGGCGACCAGTTCCCGCTCGGCGGCGGCGAGCTGCCGTTCCAGCTCCTGCCGGTGTTCAACGGCCTCGGCCAGCCGGATCTGGTCGTCGGTGAGAGCCGCGCGCAGCTCTTCCTCCTGCTCGCGGACCCGTTCCGCCTCCGCCTCCAGCTGGTCCGGGTCGCGGCCGGGCCGCTCGTCGTCGCCGGTGGCGCTGAGGTGCCGCAGCCGCTCCCGGGCCAACTGCTCGATCGAGCGGAAGCGTTCCTGCAGGGCCGACAGCTTGTACCAGGTGTCCTGCGCGGCGGCGAGCAACGGCGCGTCCTCGGCCAGCGCGGCCTCCAGCTCACCGAGCCGACCCTGCACCTCGACGTGCTCGCCCTCGATCTGCTCGCGCCGCTCCCGCAACGCGGTCTCGTCGGCGATCTCCCGGTCCAGGGTGGTGCGCAGGGTGGCCAGGTCGTCGGCGAGCAGGCGCAGTCGGGCATCGCGCAGGTTGGCCTGGATGGCCGCGGCGCGGCGGGCCACCTCGGCCTGCCGACCCAGTGGCTTGAGCTGGCGGCGCAGCTCGGCCGTGAGGTCGGTGAGGCGGTTGAGGTTGGTCTGCATGGCGTCGAGCTTGCGCAGGGCTTTTTCCTTGCGCTTGCGGTGCTTGAGGACGCCGGCCGCCTCCTCGATGAACGCCCGACGGTCCTCCGGCTTGGCGTGCAGCATGCCGTCGAGTCGGCCCTGCCCGACGATGATGTGCATCTCCCGGCCGATGCCGGAGTCACTCAACAGCTCCTGGATGTCGAGCAACCGGCAGGAGTTGCCGTTGATCTCGTACTCGCTCTCACCGGAGCGGAACATCCGGCGGGTGATGGAGACCTCGGTGTACTCGATCGGCAGCGCACCGTCGGTGTTGTCGATGGTGAGGGTGACCTCGGCGCGACCCAGCGGCGCCCGACCGGCGGTGCCGGCGAAGATGACGTCCTCCATCTTGCCGCCGCGCAGCGCCTTGGCGCCCTGCTCGCCGAGGACCCAGGCGATGGCGTCGACGACGTTGGACTTGCCGGAGCCGTTCGGGCCCACCACACAGGTGATCCCGGGCTCCAGTTTCAACGTCGTCGCGGAGGCGAAGGACTTGAACCCCTTCACCGTCAGACTCTTGAGATACACCTTCTCGATCCTCGTCCGGTGGCCGCCCCGGCTCTGGGGACCTGGGTGAACTCGCAGACTAACCCGATGGCGGAAGCGGGCCGGCATGCGACCCGCCCCCGGTCGGATACGTCGAGGACGCGAGGCGAGCACGCGCTGTTGTTCGGAAGGCCGCGATAATGGCGAGAGCAGTTCATGATCGGCTTATCCGCCGGTGCGCTATTCGGATGCGACCGGGACGGTTCCCGCGCGACCGATCGCAAGATCATAAATCGTCGACCCGAAAACGAACCGGACAGTGTTGCGCGCCGGCACAGGACGTGTCGGCGCGCTTTTCTGCGATGGTGCGATTCAGTTTTGTCGACGCGGAGATCAGGTCAGCGCCGGCTCGGCCAGACGGAGCAGATCGTCCGCCTCCGCCGCAGCCGCCGCGAGCCGATCATTGTCGGCACGCAGACGCGTGATCTCGAACTCCAGTGCCTGCACCCTGGCACGCAGCCGGGTGACCTCGTCGAGCAGACGCCGGTCGGGCGCTGCACCTACGTGGCCGTAGAGGGCCTTCGCCATGCTGACTCCTTGATATGCGCTGCCGGAAAGGCCGGCCAACGCGCGCCCATTTGTACGCGGCTGTCATTCCAGGCTGTATCTGGGCATGACCGGGCGCGACTGGCGACACCTATATATTGAGCCGCAAACCCCTCCTCCGTCAAGTTCTCGCAGGCCGTAGATCATCTCCACGTCGACCTGTCCACTTGTCGGGGGGCTGCCTTCACGGCACGGACACGCTCTGTCCGGACACCTTTACTGTACGCCCGGATTCCCGGAAGTCCGCCCCCTGTCGTCCGACTTCCCCTTAACTCTTCCTTAGCCACGTTGCCGCAGGTCGCGGGCGCGCCGTAGCGTCACCCCGGCCCGCAACCGACCTCTGGAGGCATAGGCGTGTACGGCTGGACCGACCCGATGGACCCGAACGGCGCCCCCCGGCGCGCTGAACGGCCGACCGACGAGCCGGCCTGGCTGCACGACCGCCCGGAGCCCCGCTCGGCCTACCTGTTCGGTGACGACACCGACCAGCCCGCCGACGAGTGGCACCCGCAGCAGCCCGGCGACGACTGGCAGTCGGGCCGGCCGACGCCCACCGCCCCGGCCGACGCCCCCACCGCCGCCTGGCCGGCCCACCGCCCGGGCGGCGACACCGGCCACCGGGGCGACAGCCACCCGACCGAGGACACCACCGGCGGATGGCACACCGACAGCGACCCCGCGACCACCGGCGGATGGCGTACGCCGGACGGGGCGACCGGCCGTTCCGGCGAGGGACGGCACCGCTCCCCGCGCCGCTGGCGCAAGCCGATGATGATCGGCGGCGCCGCTGCCGCGGCCACCCTCGTGGTGACCTTCGGCGTCGGCGCGCTCGCGATGCCCGGCGGTGGCGACGGAGCCGACCAGCCGACCGCCGTCGACGACACCTTCGCCGCGTCGCAGGCACCGACCGAACCGCCGGCTCTCGACACCCTGGCCGCACCCTCCCCGTCCGCCGCGCCGAGTTCGGCGCAGCCGAGCCCCTCGCCGACCAAGGTCGTCAAGCCGACCCCCGCGGCGTCGCGGACCACCGCCGCGTCGCGTCGCGCCCGCAGCACCGCGCCGAGCACGACCAACGGTTCGGGTTCCGGCGGTTCCAGCGGCACCGTCAGCTCGCAGGCCCGCGAGGTGGTGGACCTGGTCAACGCCGAGCGGGCCAAGGCCGGCTGCAAGGCGCTGACCATCAACGACAAGCTGATGACCGCCGCGCAGAAGCACAGCCAGGACCAGGCCGACCACCAGAACATGTCGCACACGGGCAGCGACGGCAGCAACGCCGGCGTCCGGCTGGACCGGGTCGGCTACGCCTGGCGCACGTACGGCGAGAACGTGGCCTGGAACCAGAAGACCCCGACCTCGGTGATGGACGCCTGGATGAACAGCTCCGGCCACAAGGCCAACATCCTGAACTGCGCGTTCACCGAGATCGGCGTCGGCATCGCCACCAGCAACGGCCCGTACTGGACGCAGGTCTTCGCCGCGCCGCGCTGACCGCGCGTCGTCCGCGCCCCCGCGCTCGTTTGACCCGGTGAGGTACGTCGGGCCGAGCGTGGGGCCGGCGTACCGGTGAGGGCGGCGACCGGCCGCCCCGGCCCCGGGAGCTGCCGATGCGGATCCGGCCACGGCGACGCGCCGCCGTACGCCCGCTGCGCCGCGTCGTGTCGGCGGGCGTCGCGCTGCTCCTGGTCGTCCCGGCGTACGGGTGCCGTCCGGCAGTGACCCCGCCCGGCGCGCCCACCGCGTGGCCCGCCGGACAGTCCCGCCACTGGCAGTGGCAGTGGCAACTCAGCGGGCCGCTCGACCCGACGGTGCAGGCGGACGTCTTCCTGCTCGACCCGGTGGCCACCACCGCCGCGGAGACCGCCGAGCTGCGCTCCCGGGACCGCCGGTTGATCTGCCAGGTGTACGTCGGGTCGGTCCGCTCCACCGACCCGGACGCCAGCCGGTTCCCGCACGTCGTCCAGGGCTCGACCGGGCCCCGACCGGACAGCCGGTGGTTGGACGTCCGGGGCTGGGACGCGCTCGAACCGGTGCTGGCCGACCGGTTCCGACTGTGCCGGGGCAAGGGGTTCGGCGCGGTCGCGCTCGCCGACGCCGACGGGTACGCGTTCCGCACCGGCTTCCCACTCGACTTCGACGACCAACTGCTGTTCAACCGCCGGCTGGCCGAGCTGGCCCGCTCGCTGAGCCTCTCCCCCGGGCTGGTCAACGACGTGCCGCAGCTCGCCGCGCTGGCTCCGGACTTCGACTTCGTGGTCAACGAGGAGTGCGTCCGGCTGGCCCAGTGCGCCAAGCTGCTGCCCTTCGCCGACGCCGGCAAACCGGTCTTCCACGTGGAGTACGCCGGCTCGACCGACGACTTCTGTGTGACCACCGTCGGGTACGGCTTCGCGTCGATCCGGAAGGACCGCGCGTTGGACGCGTCCCGGGAGGCCTGCCCGTTGCCCTGACACGGTGCACCCCGCCGCTTGATCGACTCGAATTTCCTGATGTCGCGGTATCAGGCGGCCCGGGATACCGCGACATCAATGAAACCGAGGTGACCAAGGGCGGGGCAGGGACGGCGTGGGTGCTCGCCGGGTGGGGTCAGGGCACCGGCACCAGCTCCGGGGTGGGGGCCGGCGGGTCGGCCGGCGCGGCGGCCGGGCGAGGGCGCAGGAAGCGCGGGGCCCACCAGTTGGCGTCGCCCAACATGGTCATCAGGGCCGGCAGCACCACTCCCCGGATGATCGTGGCGTCCAGCAGGATCGCCGCCGCGAGGCCGATGCCGAGCTGTTTCATATCGATCGTGCTCAGCGTGGCGAAGATCGAGAACACGCCGACCATCACGATCGCCGCGCTGGTCACCACCCCGGCCGACGAGGTGATCCCGTAGGACACGGCATCCCGGTTGGGCATGCCGGCCCGTACCCCCTCGCGGATCCGGCTGACCACGAAGACGTGGTAGTCCATCGAGAGGCCGAAGAGCACCACGAAGAGGAACAGCGGCAACCAGGACACGATGGCGCCCATCGACGTGAAGCCGAGCAGTCCCTCGGCCCACTCACCCTGGAAGACCAGTACCAGCAGCCCGTACGCGGCACCGGCGGAGAGCAGGTTCAGTGCGATCGAACTCGCCGCGACCACCACCGACCGG
Coding sequences within:
- the smc gene encoding chromosome segregation protein SMC, producing the protein MYLKSLTVKGFKSFASATTLKLEPGITCVVGPNGSGKSNVVDAIAWVLGEQGAKALRGGKMEDVIFAGTAGRAPLGRAEVTLTIDNTDGALPIEYTEVSITRRMFRSGESEYEINGNSCRLLDIQELLSDSGIGREMHIIVGQGRLDGMLHAKPEDRRAFIEEAAGVLKHRKRKEKALRKLDAMQTNLNRLTDLTAELRRQLKPLGRQAEVARRAAAIQANLRDARLRLLADDLATLRTTLDREIADETALRERREQIEGEHVEVQGRLGELEAALAEDAPLLAAAQDTWYKLSALQERFRSIEQLARERLRHLSATGDDERPGRDPDQLEAEAERVREQEEELRAALTDDQIRLAEAVEHRQELERQLAAAERELVAAAKAIADRREGMAKLTGQVNSARARTTSAGEEIERLAVAHADALGRAEQAQAELDAVAAQSTEADRDNADLDARHAEAVAAQERAQATVRSLADSERAAEKDAATWKAREEALALGLRRKDGAGALLARADDVPGLLGSLAGLLTVAPGHEAALAAALGGLADAVAVSGVDEAVEAMRLLKISDAGRAGLLVGSPAGPGMTGSADALRPKLPDEARWAPDLVECSAELRPAVHRALRDVALVDDLAAAADLVASNPELRAVTPDGDVVGAYAAAGGSAKAPSFIEVQAAVEEARANRQTAERAGAELRDQLVEARAEVAAAKEAVQHAAAEKREAESHRNAAARRLAELGAAARSAKAETDRLGESRSRAEAARQRDLTALDELEERLRLAEETPVDAEPSTEERDQLAAMVPQARQNEMEVRLAVRTAEERVSSIAGRADSLARQATAERAARERAAARRAARTRGAGIARAVAGGAREALARLTTSIATAEEHRDEVARERAAREAELQEVRGAAKRLGAELERLTSQVHRDEVARAEQRLRIEQLEAKAAEDFGLDVETLVAEYGPTQLVPPTPVDVAAAERDGLPVPEPVRYERPVQEKRAAKAERELTLLGKVNPLALEEFAALEERFKFLSEQLEDLKATRRDLLTVVKDVDERILEVFASAFEDTAREFEQVFNVLFPGGEGRLILTEPDDLLTTGVEVEARPPGKKIKRLSLLSGGERSLTAVAMLVAIFRARPSPFYIMDEVEAALDDVNLGRLITLMAQLREKSQLIVITHQKRTMEIADALYGVTMRSGVTQVISQRLNRADEDDERQGRGEENG
- a CDS encoding CAP domain-containing protein; this translates as MYGWTDPMDPNGAPRRAERPTDEPAWLHDRPEPRSAYLFGDDTDQPADEWHPQQPGDDWQSGRPTPTAPADAPTAAWPAHRPGGDTGHRGDSHPTEDTTGGWHTDSDPATTGGWRTPDGATGRSGEGRHRSPRRWRKPMMIGGAAAAATLVVTFGVGALAMPGGGDGADQPTAVDDTFAASQAPTEPPALDTLAAPSPSAAPSSAQPSPSPTKVVKPTPAASRTTAASRRARSTAPSTTNGSGSGGSSGTVSSQAREVVDLVNAERAKAGCKALTINDKLMTAAQKHSQDQADHQNMSHTGSDGSNAGVRLDRVGYAWRTYGENVAWNQKTPTSVMDAWMNSSGHKANILNCAFTEIGVGIATSNGPYWTQVFAAPR
- a CDS encoding endo alpha-1,4 polygalactosaminidase produces the protein MRIRPRRRAAVRPLRRVVSAGVALLLVVPAYGCRPAVTPPGAPTAWPAGQSRHWQWQWQLSGPLDPTVQADVFLLDPVATTAAETAELRSRDRRLICQVYVGSVRSTDPDASRFPHVVQGSTGPRPDSRWLDVRGWDALEPVLADRFRLCRGKGFGAVALADADGYAFRTGFPLDFDDQLLFNRRLAELARSLSLSPGLVNDVPQLAALAPDFDFVVNEECVRLAQCAKLLPFADAGKPVFHVEYAGSTDDFCVTTVGYGFASIRKDRALDASREACPLP